One genomic window of Evansella cellulosilytica DSM 2522 includes the following:
- the mscL gene encoding large conductance mechanosensitive channel protein MscL — protein sequence MSFFRGFREFAIRGNVVDMGIGVIIGAAFGGIVTSFVSDVLMPPIGLLLGKVNFSNLYINLSGEHYSSLAEAQEAGAATVNYGAFIETVIHFVIIAFAAYLIIIQMNKLRRVPMESTKQKSCPYCFSDIPSRALRCPNCTSIIEERRKNASKRKEAVVRISSRK from the coding sequence ATGAGCTTTTTCAGAGGCTTTCGAGAGTTTGCTATAAGAGGTAACGTAGTTGATATGGGGATCGGTGTAATTATAGGTGCTGCCTTTGGTGGGATTGTGACTTCTTTCGTTTCTGATGTATTAATGCCTCCGATAGGACTTTTATTAGGGAAAGTCAATTTTTCTAATTTATATATTAATTTGTCTGGGGAGCATTATAGTAGTTTGGCTGAGGCACAAGAAGCTGGTGCAGCAACAGTGAATTATGGAGCTTTTATAGAAACGGTTATTCACTTTGTGATCATTGCTTTTGCTGCGTATTTAATTATTATTCAAATGAATAAGCTAAGACGAGTCCCGATGGAGTCTACTAAACAAAAATCCTGTCCTTACTGTTTTTCTGATATACCTTCTCGCGCGTTACGCTGTCCGAACTGTACGTCAATAATTGAAGAGAGACGAAAAAATGCATCCAAGAGAAAGGAAGCCGTCGTCCGTATATCCTCGAGAAAATGA
- a CDS encoding FAD-dependent oxidoreductase produces MEKNYEGLPQYPESYWLDSTNRPSFHPLKENKHFDIVIVGGGIAGITTGYLLSQEGLKVAILEATQIFNGTTGHTTAKVTAQHNLLYDELIEHFGEGFAKTYYESNMNAVGFIRNFIESHQLQCDFQEKDAVLYGAEAKSVRKLEKEYAAYQKLGIPSELTDTVPFGVRVEKALVMKNQAQFHPLQYLGKMVDEFLANGGEIFEGTVATSIMTESQTGEDRLHVETQDGHFVSCHKVMACTHFPFYEGEGYYFMRMHPERSYIVAAKPNGNMDHLTGMYLSVDSPSRSVRTVTINGETHLLLAGDGHKTGQGEPEMKHYEALKKFGEDVFQVTSFPYRWSAQDLYTQDNVPYIGPVSANETNIFVATGFRKWGMSSSTVAAHILRDYALEKDTPEMEVYSTERFHADPSLKHFFKENLNVAKHFLKGKLDQRHQAPDKIQRGEAGIIHINGSRAGAYRDEKGTLHCVDTTCTHMGCEVEWNGGERTWDCPCHGSRFTFDGDVVEGPAKKGLRKVSPEEETLS; encoded by the coding sequence ATGGAAAAAAATTATGAAGGTTTACCTCAATACCCTGAATCATACTGGCTTGATTCCACAAATCGACCTAGCTTTCATCCTTTAAAGGAAAACAAACATTTTGATATCGTCATCGTCGGTGGCGGTATTGCTGGCATTACTACTGGTTACTTACTTAGTCAGGAAGGCTTGAAAGTCGCAATTCTTGAGGCGACACAAATTTTTAATGGCACGACAGGACACACAACAGCAAAGGTAACCGCACAGCATAACCTTTTATATGATGAGCTTATTGAGCATTTCGGTGAAGGATTCGCAAAAACATATTATGAATCAAATATGAATGCAGTAGGCTTTATTCGCAATTTTATTGAATCGCATCAGTTACAGTGTGACTTTCAAGAAAAAGATGCGGTTCTTTATGGTGCAGAGGCTAAATCTGTTCGTAAGCTTGAAAAGGAATACGCAGCTTATCAAAAGCTAGGAATTCCTTCAGAGTTAACAGATACAGTTCCTTTCGGTGTACGTGTTGAAAAAGCATTAGTGATGAAAAACCAAGCACAGTTCCATCCACTACAGTATTTAGGAAAAATGGTAGATGAGTTTCTAGCTAACGGAGGGGAAATCTTTGAAGGTACTGTTGCTACAAGTATTATGACAGAATCTCAAACTGGAGAAGATCGACTGCATGTAGAAACACAAGATGGTCATTTTGTCTCCTGTCATAAGGTAATGGCTTGTACACATTTCCCTTTTTATGAAGGTGAAGGCTACTATTTTATGCGGATGCATCCAGAGCGCTCATACATTGTAGCTGCTAAACCAAATGGCAACATGGATCATCTAACAGGCATGTACTTAAGTGTTGATAGTCCTTCAAGGTCTGTAAGAACTGTCACAATAAACGGTGAAACACACTTATTATTAGCTGGAGATGGTCATAAAACAGGACAAGGCGAGCCTGAGATGAAGCATTATGAAGCACTTAAAAAATTTGGGGAAGATGTTTTCCAAGTGACATCATTTCCTTACCGATGGTCTGCTCAAGATCTATATACACAGGATAACGTTCCATATATTGGTCCAGTATCAGCAAATGAAACGAACATTTTCGTTGCAACTGGCTTTAGAAAATGGGGGATGTCTAGCAGTACTGTTGCTGCCCACATTTTGCGTGATTATGCGCTTGAGAAGGATACACCTGAAATGGAGGTGTATTCTACCGAACGCTTTCATGCAGATCCAAGCTTAAAACATTTCTTTAAAGAAAACTTAAATGTAGCGAAACATTTCCTAAAAGGAAAATTGGATCAGCGTCATCAAGCACCGGATAAAATCCAACGAGGTGAAGCAGGAATTATTCATATTAATGGTAGCCGTGCTGGCGCTTATCGTGATGAAAAAGGGACACTTCATTGTGTTGATACGACATGCACGCATATGGGGTGTGAAGTGGAGTGGAATGGTGGCGAGCGTACTTGGGATTGCCCTTGCCACGGCTCTAGA